The following proteins come from a genomic window of Verrucomicrobiota bacterium:
- a CDS encoding zinc-binding dehydrogenase yields the protein MKAIQLTAHGQPGQFRIAEPPEPTAGPGEVVVAVRACGLNRLDLWLEEGNLPLTIQLPRTPGSEIAGEIVQTGPGVDVWKKGDRVAVQSNLFCGQCEFCARGEESRCLHGQLLGVDRDGGFAEQVRVPERALVRLPDSVSYESSAALTLAGSTAMHMLTDRAPVRPGDWVLVVGAASGVGSAAIQIARGLGARVIATASNRAKKALALKLGAEHVVETADEAWPAEVRKLTGKHGVDVVVEHVGGPLLEQAMNCLARGGTVVTCGATAGREVRLNLWPFFVKEQRLIGSYGRTRRDLIATLEWSAAGKLQPTIDRVVGLSETPAAFAALRNRAVLGKVIVVP from the coding sequence ATGAAAGCCATTCAATTGACTGCCCACGGACAGCCGGGCCAGTTCCGGATCGCCGAACCGCCGGAGCCAACCGCTGGCCCAGGCGAAGTGGTCGTGGCCGTCCGTGCCTGCGGGTTGAATCGTCTGGACCTGTGGCTGGAAGAAGGGAATTTGCCTCTTACGATTCAACTCCCCCGCACGCCAGGCTCGGAGATCGCCGGCGAGATCGTGCAAACAGGGCCAGGAGTTGATGTCTGGAAGAAGGGAGATCGAGTCGCTGTCCAATCCAACCTTTTTTGCGGGCAGTGCGAGTTTTGCGCGCGCGGGGAGGAGTCGCGCTGCTTGCACGGCCAGCTTCTCGGTGTGGATCGCGACGGTGGATTTGCCGAACAGGTGCGGGTTCCAGAGCGTGCGCTGGTCCGGCTTCCGGATTCGGTTTCTTACGAATCCTCCGCAGCGCTGACCCTCGCCGGCAGCACCGCAATGCACATGCTCACGGATCGCGCGCCGGTTCGGCCCGGGGACTGGGTCCTGGTGGTCGGAGCCGCGAGCGGAGTTGGATCCGCGGCGATCCAGATTGCCCGCGGCCTCGGTGCGCGTGTGATTGCGACGGCGTCAAACCGGGCCAAGAAAGCGCTCGCGCTCAAACTGGGCGCCGAACACGTTGTCGAGACCGCTGATGAGGCCTGGCCCGCGGAAGTCCGGAAACTCACCGGCAAACACGGAGTGGACGTGGTCGTGGAGCACGTCGGCGGGCCCCTCCTGGAGCAGGCGATGAATTGTCTGGCGCGAGGCGGGACGGTGGTGACCTGCGGCGCGACCGCGGGCCGGGAGGTGCGGTTGAATCTCTGGCCGTTCTTCGTGAAAGAACAACGGCTCATCGGCAGCTACGGCCGCACGCGGCGCGATCTGATCGCGACGCTCGAATGGTCGGCCGCAGGGAAACTACAGCCGACCATCGATCGCGTGGTTGGATTATCGGAAACGCCCGCTGCGTTTGCCGCGCTCAGAAATCGCGCGGTGCTGGGCAAGGTAATCGTGGTCCCGTGA
- a CDS encoding VOC family protein, protein MFNEKAAGNSGLFAFPFSRLWVCRLPTHCWLQRAERDGRHLSSRAKAGIVALEASLAYDFMTKLLVLSLLLTPSVLAQLPPGNEKGVSMGHLHLRVSDLDVHKKLWIDALGAKAVKLGRLEAYQFPGVQVLLTKGPPSGGTEGSVVDHLGFKVKNLEETKAKLTAAGAKVLSENPKVHQMFIELPDGIKVEFYENAMQSDPVVHDHIHFAVPQIDEQRAWYEKMFGAVPGMSGIFKAADVPGVNLRWRAADSKLPGTKGRGVDHIGFEVTNLEAFCKKLEAEGVKFDMPYRSFPQMGLSIAFLTDPWGVYIELTEGLAKMK, encoded by the coding sequence ATGTTTAACGAAAAGGCCGCTGGAAACAGCGGCCTTTTCGCTTTCCCGTTTTCTCGTTTGTGGGTTTGCCGGTTACCTACTCACTGTTGGTTGCAACGCGCCGAGCGGGACGGAAGGCACTTGTCATCTCGCGCCAAGGCAGGCATTGTCGCGCTTGAAGCAAGCCTGGCCTATGACTTTATGACGAAGCTACTCGTCCTCTCCTTGTTACTCACGCCTTCCGTCCTTGCCCAACTGCCGCCCGGAAATGAGAAAGGCGTTTCCATGGGTCACCTGCACCTGCGGGTCTCGGACCTGGACGTCCACAAAAAGCTCTGGATCGATGCCTTGGGCGCAAAGGCCGTCAAGCTCGGCCGATTGGAAGCCTATCAATTCCCCGGCGTTCAAGTCCTGTTGACCAAAGGTCCTCCGTCCGGCGGCACGGAGGGGAGCGTGGTGGATCACCTCGGATTCAAGGTGAAGAATCTGGAAGAAACAAAGGCCAAGCTCACGGCGGCGGGAGCCAAGGTCCTCAGCGAGAATCCAAAGGTGCATCAGATGTTCATCGAACTTCCAGATGGCATCAAGGTGGAGTTCTATGAGAATGCGATGCAATCCGACCCGGTTGTCCACGACCACATCCACTTCGCGGTCCCGCAAATCGACGAGCAACGGGCGTGGTACGAAAAAATGTTCGGCGCCGTTCCGGGAATGAGCGGGATCTTCAAAGCCGCCGATGTTCCCGGCGTGAACTTGCGCTGGAGGGCCGCCGATTCGAAACTGCCCGGCACCAAGGGCCGCGGCGTCGATCACATCGGATTCGAGGTCACGAATCTCGAGGCGTTCTGCAAAAAGCTGGAAGCGGAGGGCGTAAAGTTTGACATGCCGTATCGTTCGTTTCCGCAAATGGGGTTGAGCATCGCTTTCCTCACCGATCCCTGGGGCGTCTATATCGAGCTGACCGAAGGCCTGGCAAAGATGAAGTAG
- a CDS encoding tetratricopeptide repeat protein: MIAFLGSPEFWFASPLGFLFAVFTLWMLVDAVRRDEWLWAFFIFLFPPINAPLYFFLVYRNAPSVATLGFELPGARDRRRIKELEAQIHHLDKAHHHLELGDIYFQQGKLPKALESYQKAFERDPNDPDTRSHLGQCLLRLNRPQEGQEMLDRVCAENPNHDYGYTLMALAEAQVALRETDAAIATLQRVLELHSYARARVQLAALYFEKGAADQARAELREVLADDSASPDFQRKRDRVWIRKARRMLKRG, encoded by the coding sequence GTGATCGCCTTCCTTGGCAGCCCGGAGTTTTGGTTCGCCAGCCCTCTGGGCTTCTTGTTCGCCGTATTTACCCTCTGGATGCTCGTGGATGCCGTCCGGCGCGACGAATGGCTCTGGGCATTCTTTATCTTTCTCTTCCCCCCGATCAATGCGCCGCTCTACTTTTTTCTCGTCTATCGTAACGCGCCGTCGGTAGCCACCCTGGGGTTTGAGTTGCCCGGGGCTCGAGATCGCCGCCGCATCAAGGAGTTGGAAGCGCAGATTCACCACCTGGATAAAGCGCACCACCACCTCGAACTGGGCGACATTTACTTTCAACAGGGAAAACTGCCGAAAGCGTTGGAGAGCTATCAAAAGGCGTTCGAACGCGACCCGAATGATCCCGACACCCGCAGCCACCTGGGCCAATGCCTCCTTCGCTTGAATCGCCCGCAGGAAGGCCAGGAGATGCTGGACCGGGTTTGCGCCGAGAACCCAAACCACGACTACGGTTACACCCTGATGGCGCTGGCCGAGGCCCAGGTGGCGCTGCGGGAGACGGACGCCGCCATCGCGACCCTGCAGCGCGTGCTGGAATTGCATTCTTACGCGCGCGCCCGTGTGCAGCTCGCGGCGCTTTACTTCGAGAAAGGCGCAGCCGATCAAGCTCGCGCCGAACTCCGCGAAGTGCTGGCCGACGATTCCGCTTCGCCGGATTTCCAACGCAAGCGAGATCGCGTCTGGATTCGGAAAGCGCGGCGGATGCTGAAAAGGGGGTGA
- a CDS encoding cell envelope integrity protein TolA, with protein MAVTTERVDRLEEALTKFMEQTSLILAATREDITEIRASNARTDRQLLEMQKQAEKDRQQAEKDRQQAEKDRQQAEKDRQQAEKDRQQAEKERKEFNRQLAALSDRLGTLIEDMVAPNAPRVARTLFKGDEVIASAIRVKRQHPSEPGRNIEIDLIVVGHRHLLICEAKSKVTVEKAAAFQDKIRSIPEFFPEFSSFKVLPLIASVTIEPTLVTHLSRLRIYALGFGEDTMEILNSDAF; from the coding sequence ATGGCCGTAACGACCGAACGCGTTGATCGTCTCGAAGAGGCGCTGACAAAGTTCATGGAACAAACTTCCTTGATCCTTGCCGCCACGCGCGAAGACATTACCGAAATCCGGGCGAGCAATGCACGCACGGATCGCCAATTGCTCGAAATGCAAAAGCAGGCGGAGAAGGACCGCCAGCAGGCAGAGAAGGATCGTCAGCAGGCAGAGAAGGATCGTCAGCAGGCAGAGAAGGATCGTCAGCAGGCAGAGAAGGATCGTCAGCAGGCAGAGAAGGAACGCAAGGAATTTAACCGTCAACTTGCAGCGCTTTCCGACCGTCTTGGAACTTTGATCGAAGATATGGTGGCGCCGAATGCGCCGCGCGTTGCGCGTACTCTGTTCAAGGGCGACGAGGTTATTGCGTCGGCAATCCGCGTCAAGCGCCAGCATCCTTCCGAGCCAGGGCGGAACATCGAGATTGATTTGATCGTTGTGGGACACCGCCACTTGCTGATCTGCGAAGCCAAGTCCAAAGTCACTGTGGAGAAAGCCGCAGCTTTCCAGGACAAGATTCGTTCGATCCCCGAGTTTTTCCCGGAATTCTCCAGTTTCAAGGTTTTGCCGCTGATTGCCAGCGTGACGATCGAACCGACACTGGTGACCCATCTGAGTCGACTTCGAATTTACGCGTTAGGATTTGGCGAAGACACGATGGAAATTCTCAACTCGGACGCGTTCTGA